The DNA region CGCGCCTCGCTGGGCTTCTCGTAGAACCGCTTGCGGCGCATGTCCTTGAACAGGCCGGAGCGGATCATCCTGCGACGGAACTGCTTGAGCGCCCAGTCCAGAC from Longimicrobium sp. includes:
- the rpsU gene encoding 30S ribosomal protein S21 — protein: MVEIQLGENDRLDWALKQFRRRMIRSGLFKDMRRKRFYEKPSEARKAKSKAAQRRRAKDRRNARRRD